From Glycine max cultivar Williams 82 chromosome 11, Glycine_max_v4.0, whole genome shotgun sequence, the proteins below share one genomic window:
- the LOC100802384 gene encoding protein EXPORTIN 1A, with protein sequence MAAEKLRDLSQPIDVPLLDATVAAFYGTGSKEERNAADQILRELQNNPDMWLQVMHILQKTQNLNTKFFALQVLEGVIKYRWNALPVEQRDGMKNFISDVIVQLSSNDASFRAERLYVNKLNIILVQILKHEWPARWRSFIPDLVSAAKTSETICENCMAILKLLSEEVFDFSRGEMTQQKIKELKQSLNSEFQLIHELCLYVLSASQRTELIRATLSTLHAFLSWIPLGYIFESPLLETLLKFFPVPAYRNLTLQCLTEVAALQFGNYYDVQYVKMYNIFMVQLQGMLPPTTNIPEAYAQGSGDEQAFIQNLALFFTSFYKVHIRILESTQENIAALLLGLEYLTNISYVDDTEVFKVCLDYWNSLVSELFEPHRSLDNPAASATMMGLQVPAMLPGMVDGHGSQLLQRRQLYAGPMSKLRMLMICRMAKPEEVLIVEDENGNIVRETLKDNDVLVQYKIMRETLIYLSHLDHDDTEKQMLRKLSKQLSGEDWTWNNLNTLCWAIGSISGSMMEEQENRFLVMVIRDLLNLCEITKGKDNKAVIASNIMYVVGQYPRFLRAHWKFLKTVVNKLFEFMHETHPGVQDMACDTFLKIVQKCKRKFVITQVGENEPFVSELLTGLPITIADLEPHQIHSFYESVGHMIQAESDAQKRDEYLQRLMELPNQKWMEIIGQAHQNVDFLKDQDVIRTVLNILQTNTSVATSLGTYFLPQISLIFLDMLNVYRMYSELISKSITEGGPFASRTSYVKLLRSVKRETLKLIETFLDKAEDQPQIGKQFVPPMMDPVLGDYARNVPDARESEVLSLFATIVNKYKAAMIEDVPRIFEAVFQCTLEMITRNFEDYPEHRLKFFSLLRAIATHCFPALICLSSQQLKLVMDSIIWAFRHTERNIAETGLNLLLEMLKKFQGSEFCNQFYRTYFLTIEQEIFAVLTDTFHKPGFKLHVLVLQHLFCLLETGALTEPLWDVATSQYSYSSNAVFVREFTIKLLSTSFPNMTSAEVTQFVNGLFESTNDLSTFKNHIRDFLIQSKEFSAQDNKDLYAEEAAAQRERERQRMLSIPGLIAPSELQDEMVDS encoded by the exons ATGGCCGCCGAGAAGCTCCGAGATTTGAGCCAGCCGATTGACGTCCCCTTGCTCGACGCCACTGTCGCCGCCTTCTATGGCACCGGATCTAAGGAGgag AGAAATGCCGCCGATCAGATTCTGCGGGAGTTGCAAAATAATCCCGATATGTGGCTTCAAGTCAtgcatattttgcaaaaaactcaaaatttgaATACCAAGTTCTTCGCCTTACAG GTTCTAGAAGGTGTAATTAAGTATAGATGGAATGCATTACCTGTTGAGCAGCGAGATGGAATGAAAAATTTCATCTCTGATGTTATTGTACAG CTTTCTAGCAACGATGCTTCATTTCGAGCGGAAAGGTTGTATGTCAACAAACTCAACATTATATTAGTTCAG ATTTTGAAGCATGAGTGGCCAGCAAGATGGCGAAGCTTTATTCCTGACCTTGTCTCAGCTGCTAAAACTAGTGAAACAATTTGTGAGAATTGTATGGCTATATTGAAA CTTTTGAGTGAAGAGGTTTTTGATTTTTCAAGAGGAGAAATGACTCAGCAGAAGATAAAAGAGCTTAAACAATCATTGAACAG TGAGTTTCAACTCATACATGAGTTATGCTTATATGTGTTATCGGCATCCCAAAGGACTGAACTCATACGAGCTACTCTATCTACATTGCATGCCTTCTTATCATGGATTCCCTTGGGTTATATATTTGAATCACCCCTG CTTGAGACACTCCTGAAATTTTTCCCTGTCCCAGCATATCGGAACCTCACATTGCAATGTTTAACTGAG GTGGCAGCCCTTCAATTTGGGAATTATTATGATGTGCAGTATGTCAAGATGTATAACATATTCATGGTCCAGTTGCAG GGCATGCTCCCACCAACTACAAATATACCTGAGGCATATGCACAAGGTTCAGGTGATGAACAA GCATTTATACAGAATCTGGCACTGTTCTTCACTTCATTTTACAAg GTTCACATTCGTATCTTGGAATCCACTCAAGAGAATATAGCTGCTTTGCTATTGGGCCTTGAATATCTTACCAACATTTCTTATGTGGATGATACTGAGGTTTTCAAG GTCTGTTTGGACTACTGGAATTCCTTGGTATCGGAGCTGTTTGAACCACACCGAAGTTTGGACAATCCTGCAGCTTCTGCAACCATGATGGGACTTCAG GTACCGGCAATGCTCCCTGGTATGGTTGATGGGCATGGTTCTCAGCTCCTTCAGCGCCGACAGCTTTATGCTGGTCCCATGTCAAAGTTGAGAATGCTTATGATCTGTCGAATGGCTAAGCCTGAAGAGGTGCTCATAGTTGAAGATGAAAATGGGAACATTGTCCGTGAAACCTTGAAGGACAATGATGTTCTTGTTCAATATAAG ATTATGAGGGAGACTCTTATTTACTTGTCACATCTTGATCATGATGATACTGAAAAGCAG ATGTTGAGGAAATTAAGTAAACAACTGAGTGGTGAGGATTGGACATGGAACAATTTGAATACACTCTGCTGGGCAATTGGTTCTATATCAGGTTCCATGATGGAAGAACAG GAAAACAGATTTTTGGTTATGGTCATTCGCGATTTATTAAACCTATGTGAAATCACAAAGGGAAAAGATAACAAAGCTGTTATTGCAAGTAATATCAT GTATGTTGTTGGGCAGTATCCACGGTTTTTAAGAGCTCATTGGAAGTTCCTTAAAACTGTTGTGAATAAATTGTTTGAGTTTATGCATGAGACACATCCTGGAGTTCAG GATATGGCCTGTGACACATTTCTGAAAATAGTCCAGAAGTGCAAGCGTAAATTTGTAATCACCCAG GTGGGCGAAAACGAGCCATTTGTGTCTGAGCTTCTGACAGGTCTTCCCATCACTATTGCAGATCTTGAACCCCATCAGATACATTCCTTCTATGAATCT GTTGGTCACATGATTCAGGCAGAGTCTGATGCACAGAAGAGAGATGAATATCTTCAGCGGTTGATGGAGCTCCCAAATCAG AAATGGATGGAAATTATTGGGCAGGCACATCAAAATGTTGATTTTTTGAAGGATCAGGATGTAATCCGGACAGTGCTTAATATATTGCAG ACGAATACAAGTGTTGCAACTTCTTTAGGGACATATTTCTTGCCCCAAATCTCATTGATCTTTTTGGACATGTTGAACGTGTACAG AATGTACAGTGAGCTTATTTCAAAAAGTATTACAGAAGGTGGACCTTTTGCATCTAGAACATCCTACGTCAAACTTCTACG TTCGGTTAAGAGGGAGACACTTAAGCTGATTGAGACATTCTTGGATAAGGCAGAAGACCAGCCACAAATTGGTAAACAATTTGTGCCGCCAATGATGGATCCTGTTCTTGGAGATTATGCCAGGAATGTTCCTGATGCAAGGGAATCAGAGGTTTTGTCACTTTTTGCAACAATTGTAAACAA ATATAAAGCTGCAATGATTGAAGATGTACCTCGCATATTTGAAGCTGTTTTTCAGTGCACACTTGAG ATGATTACAAGAAATTTTGAAGATTACCCAGAGCATCGGCTCAAGTTCTTCTCTCTACTCCGTGCCATAGCCACTCATTGTTTTCCTGCATTAATCTGCTTGTCAAGTCAG CAACTGAAGCTTGTTATGGACTCAATCATATGGGCATTTCGGCATACAGAAAGGAATATTGCTGAAACTGGGCTTAACCTGTTGTTGGAGATGCTGAAGAAGTTTCAG GGCTCAGAGTTCTGTAATCAGTTTTACCGGACATACTTTTTGACAATTGAACAAGAGATATTCGCTGTCTTGACTGACACTTTTCATAAACCTGGGTTCAAATTACATGTCTTGGTGCTACAGCATTTGTTCTGTTTG CTAGAAACTGGTGCCCTAACTGAACCTCTTTGGGATGTTGCTACAAGTCAATATTCATACTCAAGTAATGCAGTGTTTGTACGTGAGTTTACCATAAAACTTCTAAGCACTTCATTTCCCAACATGACATCAGCCGAG GTTACCCAATTTGTTAATGGACTCTTTGAGTCCACCAATGATCTCTCCACATTTAAAAATCACATACGAGATTTTCTTATTCAGTCAAAAGAATTTTCAGCTCAG GATAACAAAGATCTATATGCTGAAGAGGCTGCAgctcagagagagagagaacgacAAAGAATGCTTTCTATTCCAGGGCTTATTGCCCCAAGCGAATTGCAAGATGAAATGGTGGACTCATAG